Genomic window (Macrobrachium rosenbergii isolate ZJJX-2024 chromosome 48, ASM4041242v1, whole genome shotgun sequence):
CCCGAGCAAGACTGTACAGAGGAAGGCATCCATCTCGACGCCAGCTTGTCGGAACATGTAAACAGAATACGAGAACAAAGCCGTTTGACCGCTGATCTCTCTCAGGGACAGGATGGACAGAACCAGCAAGACTGGAAGGATGTTTTCCCTCTTGCGCAACTCCTGGACCTGTGAGCATGAAAATAAGGTTTTATCAATTGAGCTACTTTCACTGAATAAATATACTGCAAGGTTTCATATAACATTTCGTCcatcactgaaatataaaaatgtggttGCACTTCAGACAAGATAATTACAATTTCTCCCCGAAAGgccctgtctctctttctgtctctctataCAGTACTTACTTGTGACCATGCCGAGACCTGAACTTTACTGGTACATGTCAGACGTCTGAGCTCGCTGTTCACATCATCACTTTTTCCACGAAGTCGCTGAAGGGATGCTTTAGCATCATCTATTCTATTCCTCCTCATAAGCCAGTACGGTgactgtttaataaaaaaacgaCATTACTACCTCTTCAAGTTTAAAcccattttctcatttatttacaaGCTATTCTTAATACTGAGATACATCAATGTGTCGTTTAATATAGTTGCAACCATGAAGCACAAATTGTATTAACAGAGTTACCACAgaatacaaacacaaacgcagATACCTACCTCTGGTATGAAGATAGCAaggaagaacagaggaagaaatGGCACAGCGCACAGAGCAGTCACAACCTCGTACGAAAAGAAGTTGGCAAAGATGTAAATGATGAGGACGCCCACTGAGATGATGAGCTCGGGCAGCGCTGCGACAGCTCCTCGAATTTTGGCTTGGCACAGCTCGGCAATGTAGGCCTGGAAGAAGCTCTTGATGAGGTAGGTGCTGAAGCACAGGCCAATGCGACAGAGGTAGAGGATGCTCAGGAACGACGTGAAGGCCATCAAGAGCCACAGCCCAAAGGTCGGGAACAGGTTTATGAGGAGAAGTCTCTTGGGGCCAAAATACTCCACCATGTGCCCCGAAAGCAAGGAAGTGAACATCCCTACGATTCCTTGGACTGAAACTGGAAGgaaattttgtatcattttacAAGCATGTGCGTGTACATGTTTTTTACTGAAGCACAGACAGGCATTTCTGTCAGTTATACCTGAAAATAAGGTGTGTTTATGAAACAATCACCCCATCAGCGCCATtttcctatttgacctttgacattTATGTGTGAGCATGATTTCACTCTGCAAATTAAAATCTTCAACCATAACACATGAGTATGCTGAGGGCAAgactgacatatatacatatgaacagtCAGGTCAATTACTGGATACTCCCAGATGGTAAACTTGGGCCATAAAATTAAAGCTAACAGTGAACATGACCCCTAGGATATATCAAAACCATCTCTTCATCATGCAGTTCTGACAACACATAAGGCTGGGACTTTCTGAGTCTAGTAGGATtcagatattaaaattaaaaaataaaaatattccaggTGTTTCTTCATTATCATCCATTGTATCACATCCCCAGCTTTAGAAGTTGGGTGAAAATTTCCTGTCTACAGCCAAGTTCTGGTATTCAAGCAGTGTGCGCCCTCATCTTTTTGACTCTTCCTTTCCTCATTCAAGCCGGGGCTAGACAATGACATTTAGTTGCCGCTTCCATCAGCCTTTTGATCAAAATTTCCTTAACACTTTGGCGGATTCTCTTACCAAGCCACGCCACATCTTGGTCGGTGACGTTGAAGCTTCGAGGGTTCTCTTGAAGTTTCGGCAGCACCACGGGCCAGGCACTTGTAAATCCGGTCAATAGTGTGGAAAAAGCCACAACCAACCCAAACAGTACCTTGGAAAAAGATGATGAAATTGAGTTTGTTATTAAGGAATATGGTCCCTTTACCAATAGCCAAGATGGTGTAGCACTGACGAAACATCTGAtcaatatttataacatattgCCTGCCTATCTTTTGGGGGGACTTCAGCAAATTGGTAATAATATTAATCCTGGTCTCTGGTTAAGGTACTGAATACTGGTGAAGAAAATCCAGTTTTCAACCCAAAATATTTCTTCCCAAATTCAAAACAGGCGGTGCGTACCTGTCTTACGACGCTTCCTGTTGAGACGAACTCCTCATCTTTGTCCTCTGTTTCTGGCATGGTGCTTCGAGGATGATAACTTCCAGTTCCTGAATGGAAGATAAGGaatcgtgtgtgtatatagtatatatatatatatatatatatatatatatatatatatatatatatatatatatatatatgtgtgtgtgtgtgtgtgtgtgtgtgtgtgtgtgtgtgtgtgtgtgaatagaatagaatagaacagaatagaatatagaatttaggctaaaggccaaatGCTGAGACCTAAGAggttattcaacgctgaaagggaaactgacagtaagagggttcaaaaggtgtaacgagaggaaaaccttgcagttgcactatgaagcaaatgttagagaaggtggaaagtcggatgaaagagagagaacatgaacggaggtacagtaaaaggaatgaaagacgttaCAGCTGGGGGCCgcagggacactgcaaagacccttaggtaatgcctacagtgcaccacatgaattgcactgacggcgctaccccctatggggttgtgtgtgtgtgtgtgtgtgtgttttgccacATTAGGCCCTTTTTCCTAATAACAGGTAACTCCAGAGATCCTATGAGAGAATCTCAATGGCATTAACTACTAACACTACACAGAATCCTCATCAGAAGTGCATCAGAACCCCCATACTCTCTGCATCATTCTCCTCTATCATGCACGTAAAACCAGGCTTTCTTGATACAATGGTATTTTCTTTCCAATAACTCAACTCCTATCCAGCACTTTCTgggccttcctctcctctttcctccagTCATTTTCAAATTACACCCTTCTTTCCACAGActtatcatcttccattctttccacaagaacacaccatctcaaaacactctgggTTATTCTATCACAAACTCAAAACTTTTGACCATTTCCTCTGAATATCTCAACATgtctcaccctttcagtttttcttatgccACTTATACGATGTAAATATTTCaactattattctttcatttacattcaacatctTCACCTCACTTCCATAAGGGAGAATTGGCTTAACAATCTCTCCATAAACTAACCTTTGCTTCTACAAACACTCCCAAATCTTTCTGACATTCTTTTGCACATACCCTGAGGCCTTCCCCACTTCTCCTAATCTGTGACTTACCTCTTATCTCAGTTTATCATAATCCATTATGTATGCTGTACTCCTAAATACATATCAGAAACTACTACATTCATTCTACTGGTATCCATATTTACATCCATTGTCCCACTGTCCTGGTTTCACCTTTCTCCACATGCAAACATTCAAACTTGCTCTAGTTTCTGCAGTTCTTCTTCATTATCACCAATCAATATTGTGCCATCTGCCACGATTCCATATTCAAACACgacccattttctttgcttttagacttaatgtcctttctctgacttctcactCTGCTCTATCCATAACAATATACAAGAGTCATGGgtatataatactaatatatgATCTGCTTTCTATTTTTGTCAAGTTATATTAAAACCTTTTCGAGGTGAATGCATGCTGCTTACAGTTTTCCCTTTTTCTAAAACTTGTGTTCGACATGTCAGTTTTGTTTACAGTAagaccaagagagacaaggtctacccaactgggaGGAGTCGCCTCGCCCCACCCAGGGTAACTACGTAgccgatgacgtatcttagaggtacctatTCATCACAaattcgcctgctgacgcaataaggaggtagacaaagctccgcctacatgggggatttgggggggaagtgaacagaccttctctatctcttggccttggtttaaagtatgttttactgcagtgtggatgcacccATAGAATGTCTGGTTCCAGTGAGGAAAatctaatttataaaatatatggccTATGTCAGACGATAGCTATGCAAAAACCCAGGTTTGTCATGTCTTGGAGGTGGGGGTAAGTTGGTTTCTTCTGCTTCTCATCACATTTTACATAAATCATCAGTTGCTCCTGACAGTACAGTACTTAGAACATCATTTTATCTTGAACTCATAATTTATTGGGTGTTTACAGACTGTGTAATCCTATACAGTTTTCCTGGGGATGGTTAAAGTTTTTACGTACGTGGTTCACAatcatacaattattttttcaatatttttaagaagatgaagaaccctattcatatggaacaagcccaccataggggccatcgacttgaaattcaagcttccaaagaatattatggtgttcattcaaaagaagtaacagaaagtaatgggaaatgcagaaagaggagatcagttattaaaaaaacagataaactaacaaattCAGAAGAAAATTCAGGGCACATTCTACAAAATATGAGTAAAACAGAAGTAAAGTATCAACGAGCTTTTAAGTACATGGTTCATGATATCCCAAAGAAAATTCTGGACCCActccaaaataacaataataaaaaacgtTAAACATGAGGTGAAATACAATTAAAAGTCAATTTAAACTCAACCCACACTCAATGACTACTCCATGAAATCCCAAAGAAAATTCTGGACGCACTCcagaaaactaaagtaaaataataaaaaagggttAAACAAGAGATGTACTACAAATAAAAACCAATTTAAACTCACCCCAAAGTAGGCCTATAAGCGACTAGGTAGCTTTGCAGAACTACTCAACCAGGCTTCGAACTTCCGAACACCGGGATCTCTAGGAAATCAGTCTCATAAAAGCCAAAGACAGATAAATCACAAAACTAATACTTATGAGACTTATACACCAATAACTGCACTAGGAAAAACGAGAGAGCCGAATGACCTAACAAAGTTCGTTCACTCTAGGCTACAGTAGAAGTCACGAACGCGGGGGCTGAACGAAGGCTTCAGAACAGGACAGTCGTCGAGCGATGCTTGACAGTAAAAATTGATAAGACACAGAGCGATACAAAAGCACCATTTTATCAGTGTGGGAATATTCGAGAATAGACTGTCTCTATCCACGAGAGCATTATTTCATTATACTACCGAGATCTTCGTAGTGGTGTGATGCAATAATTGCTTTCATATCTCCTTGAGTGACTGGATACCAAAGTTATCTTTGTTTTATCTGAATCTATCtacttgcataatatatatatatatatatatatatatatatatatatatatatatatatatatatatacacacacacacacatatatatatactgtatatataatacatgttcCCTCCTTCACACACAGGCGGTCAGAATGTATAAGAATCGCCATgcattcaactatttctttaatttcaagaTCGTCTTCATTCATATTTCCTCAATTTCTGTCTAGTTTTTTCGTAATTTCTCGCAATTTCTCttaatttctcttaatttctcGCAAACACCGTGAGGTACCCACGTCTAGCATTGATAATAATTACCACGGCATCGGCGACCGGCGCATGCGCAGAGAAATGAAGGacgtaaataaacagaaacaaaagataaataaataaataaatattctattcCCTGcctaaaaacaaaccaaaataagcCGAAATCTTTATAAGCAAAGAAACATTTTAGGTGACGCTTACTTTACCATCTCAACCAGATATACGTTCTTATATAACGGGTTTATTATTAGGGTTCTAGGTCAAACCTGTAACCTTGCCTCTAAGAAACACCACCTTGACACAGATGTCCTCTGAGCGATTTATAACCAAAGTTGCTGGGCCTCAGAAGAGAATCGCACAGCTGGGCATTAATGCCATACAGTTTTTGCTTGTTGGTGGAGGGGAAACTCTCACCGAACCCTGGATTCTTGTCAAGGACTGTTGGTAacaatttatgtgtatatatatatatatatatatatatatatatatatatatatatatatatatatatatatatatttatatttatatacacacacacacacttgtacatgtacatgccaagcactgggacagcTAAggcaattcagcgctgaaacggaaattgacagtacaaggtctgaaaggtgtaacaggaggaaaacctcaaagcagttgcactatgaatcaagcaagacggaagaaagagaatgtgaacggggttacagtaaaaggaatgaaagcagttgcagctaggggacgaagggacgctgcaaagaaccttaagtaatgcctacagtgcaccacacgagttgcactaacggcactactccACTAAGGGGTGTTCCTGTGAAGAATACAATAAACGGAACGtcaaattaaacaaataactGCACAGATGTTCACAGGAAactgtttaaaaacatttttaaaaaatccccaGAAATCTTTTACCAAGTAAGGTTCCATTTGTATACTAAGAATTGCGTTAGGTCTAAGACGTAATGGTTTCTCCAGTCAAGTGGCAGGAAGTTACCAATTATGGCTATGTGCCCAACTGTGCAAATCATCACTTTATACCAGTCGAGGTTCATAAGACAGTTTGAccagaaaaataacaagaatcatGACCACAAgagaaagtgtttttttatattgaattccAGGTTAAGGAATAATACAAACAGTGGGATGGCTGCACATTTAAAATATTCTGCTGGTAGTGTGTTAGtcaataaacaagtagaaaatgcgccgaagtttcttcggcgcaatagttttctgtacagctgatacagcgtacaatcaagtccaccgaaaatgaatctatctttcggtggtctcggtataatgctctatgagccgcggccaaatAAACTTTAACCTCAGTCCGgtcgtggcctatcctatttcactgccagaagcacgattatggctaacttcaaccttaaataaaataaaaactactgaggctagaggactgtaa
Coding sequences:
- the LOC136831192 gene encoding facilitated trehalose transporter Tret1-like, encoding MPETEDKDEEFVSTGSVVRQVLFGLVVAFSTLLTGFTSAWPVVLPKLQENPRSFNVTDQDVAWLVSVQGIVGMFTSLLSGHMVEYFGPKRLLLINLFPTFGLWLLMAFTSFLSILYLCRIGLCFSTYLIKSFFQAYIAELCQAKIRGAVAALPELIISVGVLIIYIFANFFSYEVVTALCAVPFLPLFFLAIFIPESPYWLMRRNRIDDAKASLQRLRGKSDDVNSELRRLTCTSKVQVSAWSQVQELRKRENILPVLLVLSILSLREISGQTALFSYSVYMFRQAGVEMDAFLCTVLLGCVRVVTTIIAVPALDRAGRRPFLIGSTVICGTSQLVIGFTLLMEIPGASWVPLAGLLIYVAAFGLGQAGIPWILMGELLPTPVRSVGSSIITFSYCLLMFIVNYVFFWLLENLRLGGTLCLFAFANVILAIITFFWLPETKERSLEDLEVAFAKRKRVDQDDRESNQEVTAEL